A genomic region of Bernardetia sp. ABR2-2B contains the following coding sequences:
- the lptC gene encoding LPS export ABC transporter periplasmic protein LptC, whose translation MSLLVCAFVFQSCGEDEISEEEKAKNTLIATFENIRRIYSEEGFLKIKVEAPLEHIYQNGDMYYPNNFRASMYDNNGKITTVLTADSGRFEKIGKLYHAYGHVEVINYEQEQKVNTPELHWSQFKKEIYTEKEIAIKTPTETLYGVGMTSNEEFSKYKVWQPTGSFIYKERTQGFEKPDSTDMQKNNNKL comes from the coding sequence TTGAGCCTACTAGTATGTGCATTTGTTTTTCAAAGCTGTGGAGAAGATGAAATAAGTGAAGAAGAAAAAGCAAAAAACACACTTATTGCTACCTTTGAGAATATTCGACGTATTTATAGTGAAGAAGGGTTTCTCAAAATAAAAGTGGAAGCTCCTCTAGAACATATTTATCAAAATGGAGATATGTATTATCCCAATAACTTTAGGGCTAGTATGTATGATAATAATGGAAAAATTACAACTGTATTGACGGCAGATTCTGGGCGTTTTGAAAAAATAGGTAAATTATACCACGCTTACGGTCATGTAGAAGTCATAAATTATGAACAAGAGCAGAAAGTAAATACTCCAGAATTACATTGGAGTCAGTTTAAAAAAGAAATTTATACAGAAAAAGAAATCGCTATCAAAACACCAACTGAAACACTTTATGGAGTTGGAATGACTTCAAATGAAGAGTTTAGTAAGTATAAAGTATGGCAACCGACGGGAAGTTTTATTTATAAAGAAAGAACTCAAGGTTTTGAAAAACCTGATAGTACAGATATGCAAAAGAATAATAATAAACTCTAA
- the dtd gene encoding D-aminoacyl-tRNA deacylase, whose protein sequence is MIALIQRVTRASVTVEDKIIGEIKDGLLIFLGISATDNSKTIEWLSRKIAGLRIFSDQDDKMNFSVKDVDADILLVSQFTLYANVKKGNRPSFTDSASPSLAIPLYEQMIKALEEKLDKPIQTGEFGADMKIDLLNDGPVTICIDTHKYGL, encoded by the coding sequence ATGATAGCACTTATTCAGCGAGTTACACGAGCTTCTGTTACAGTAGAAGATAAAATAATCGGAGAGATAAAAGATGGTTTACTTATTTTTTTAGGCATTTCAGCTACTGATAATTCAAAAACTATTGAATGGCTCAGTAGAAAAATAGCTGGACTGCGTATTTTTTCAGACCAAGACGATAAAATGAATTTTTCAGTTAAAGATGTAGATGCAGATATTTTATTAGTTAGTCAGTTTACTTTATATGCTAATGTAAAAAAAGGTAATCGTCCTTCTTTTACTGATTCTGCCTCTCCTTCTTTAGCAATTCCACTTTATGAACAGATGATAAAAGCATTAGAAGAGAAACTAGACAAACCCATACAAACGGGAGAGTTTGGAGCAGATATGAAAATAGACCTACTGAATGATGGTCCTGTAACTATTTGTATAGATACTCATAAATATGGATTATAA
- a CDS encoding HAMP domain-containing protein: MRLRTKLFTGLMILFVVISLLTVVGGYAVYKLDKSSEAILADNFASIDYTVEMLNSLDEIRQAQQTMLHNPNYSNQIATNYEKAKENFEKSFELQATNITEHNEAEIVAELHEQYNMYVSIFEAAQTNKNLKIDFYNKKTEPAYQKIKNQILVIYTLNKNAVLARNEYAREIADNNSVFIMTLGVLSIGLTFVFILYFPIYITRPLVRLKEKLQAVSNYDYSQQLQIKSNDEIGLLASTFNTMTNRLKEYEESSVAKLMYRNRHTQAVMNQLQEGVLILDENLKVVAINDLLVNLMKLGQPKNWKGKYAPDMALKSNLMRKLIAPVLKPRSVDNRILQSSETNLVNEDDNEFSRILRIEDHGKEYVYQVTQQRFYTKTKNNKQFAGYIITVKEVVEDQPQISQMQTNSFLNQLELNLIELKNNEENQKSLQRINNLIDTTQKFNSTLNGRLNITH, from the coding sequence ATGCGTTTGCGTACCAAACTTTTTACAGGACTAATGATATTGTTTGTAGTGATTTCACTATTGACAGTTGTTGGTGGGTATGCTGTGTATAAATTAGATAAAAGTTCGGAAGCAATCTTAGCAGATAATTTTGCATCTATTGACTATACTGTTGAAATGCTAAACTCTCTTGATGAAATCAGACAGGCACAACAGACTATGTTGCACAATCCTAACTATTCTAATCAGATAGCAACTAATTACGAAAAAGCAAAAGAAAATTTTGAAAAGAGTTTTGAGCTACAAGCCACAAACATTACTGAGCATAATGAAGCTGAAATAGTAGCAGAGCTTCATGAACAGTACAATATGTACGTATCTATTTTTGAGGCAGCACAGACTAATAAAAACTTAAAAATTGACTTTTATAATAAAAAAACAGAACCTGCTTATCAAAAAATCAAGAATCAAATTTTAGTTATTTATACCCTTAATAAAAATGCAGTTTTGGCTCGTAATGAGTATGCACGAGAAATAGCAGATAATAACTCTGTTTTTATAATGACTCTTGGCGTACTTAGTATTGGACTTACTTTTGTGTTTATTCTATATTTCCCAATCTATATTACAAGACCTCTTGTTCGTCTGAAAGAGAAGTTACAAGCAGTTTCTAATTATGATTATTCTCAACAACTACAAATAAAATCAAACGATGAAATTGGTTTGCTTGCCTCCACCTTCAATACAATGACAAATCGTTTGAAGGAGTACGAAGAATCTTCAGTAGCAAAATTAATGTACAGAAATCGACATACACAGGCTGTGATGAATCAGTTACAGGAAGGTGTTTTGATATTAGATGAAAATTTGAAAGTAGTGGCTATTAATGATTTGTTGGTTAATTTGATGAAGTTAGGACAGCCAAAAAACTGGAAAGGGAAATACGCTCCAGATATGGCTCTGAAAAGTAATTTAATGAGAAAATTAATTGCACCTGTTTTGAAACCTCGCTCTGTTGATAATCGTATCTTACAATCTTCTGAGACAAATTTAGTCAATGAAGATGACAATGAGTTTTCACGTATTTTGCGTATAGAAGACCATGGAAAAGAGTATGTATATCAAGTAACTCAACAAAGATTTTATACAAAGACAAAGAACAACAAACAATTTGCTGGTTATATTATTACTGTAAAGGAAGTTGTTGAAGACCAGCCTCAAATTAGTCAGATGCAAACAAATTCATTTCTCAATCAATTAGAACTTAATCTAATAGAATTGAAAAATAATGAAGAGAACCAAAAATCTCTTCAACGCATAAATAACCTTATAGATACTACTCAAAAATTTAATAGCACTTTGAATGGAAGGCTCAATATTACTCATTGA
- a CDS encoding sigma-54 dependent transcriptional regulator translates to MEGSILLIDDEEQLLKLFTRTLKLEGYDITQAKNIAEAFKALEKNDFDLILTDVKLPDGDGVEATKTYKEKYPNTEIIVITAYGTIKDGVKAIQNGAFNYLTKGDDNDRLLPLVANAIEKARLQQRLNRITDKAQSNMGFDSVIGESDSLKKAIALAKRVAPTPTTVLLTGETGTGKEVFAQAIHYESDRAKEPFVALNCSAFAPHLLESELFGYKSGAFTGATKDKRGLLEEGHRGTVFLDEIGEMPLELQAKILRFLETGEFIKVGDTKVTKIQTRILAATNRELLKEAEENKFRLDLYYRLAVFQIHLPPLIERGRDIELLARFFVKYFSAKMGKKSLAIEQDFIEKLQTYSWKGNVRELKNVIERAVIMSDDTLTSDVLLFGQTGATNGAIITPLTSLAEVEKHHMKRVLAHTENNKSETAKILGIGLTTLYRKMQEYELEK, encoded by the coding sequence ATGGAAGGCTCAATATTACTCATTGATGATGAAGAACAATTATTAAAACTCTTCACAAGGACACTAAAGTTAGAAGGATATGATATTACACAGGCAAAAAACATTGCAGAAGCATTCAAAGCATTAGAAAAAAATGACTTTGACCTTATTCTGACTGATGTAAAGTTACCTGATGGTGATGGTGTAGAAGCAACCAAAACCTATAAAGAAAAATATCCAAATACTGAAATAATAGTTATTACGGCTTACGGAACTATAAAAGATGGTGTAAAAGCTATCCAAAACGGGGCGTTCAATTATCTCACAAAAGGTGACGATAATGATCGCCTTTTGCCGTTGGTTGCTAATGCAATAGAAAAAGCAAGGCTACAACAACGCTTAAACCGAATCACAGATAAAGCGCAAAGCAATATGGGTTTTGATTCTGTAATTGGAGAATCAGATAGCCTCAAAAAGGCTATTGCACTTGCCAAAAGAGTTGCTCCAACACCTACAACTGTACTTCTAACGGGAGAGACAGGAACAGGAAAAGAAGTTTTTGCTCAAGCAATTCACTATGAAAGTGATAGAGCTAAAGAACCTTTTGTTGCGCTAAATTGTAGTGCTTTTGCTCCTCATCTACTAGAGTCCGAACTTTTTGGGTACAAATCAGGTGCTTTTACAGGAGCTACAAAAGATAAGCGTGGGCTTTTGGAAGAAGGACACCGAGGAACAGTTTTCTTAGATGAGATTGGAGAAATGCCTTTAGAACTTCAAGCTAAAATTTTGCGTTTCCTTGAAACAGGAGAGTTTATAAAAGTAGGAGATACAAAAGTTACTAAGATTCAAACACGTATTTTGGCTGCAACAAATAGAGAATTATTAAAAGAAGCAGAAGAAAATAAATTTCGTTTGGATTTATATTATCGTTTGGCTGTTTTTCAAATACATTTACCTCCATTAATAGAACGTGGACGAGATATTGAATTATTAGCTCGTTTTTTTGTAAAATACTTTTCGGCAAAAATGGGAAAGAAAAGCCTTGCAATTGAACAAGACTTTATCGAAAAACTACAAACTTATAGTTGGAAGGGAAATGTAAGAGAGCTTAAAAACGTAATAGAAAGAGCTGTTATTATGTCTGATGATACACTTACTTCAGATGTTTTATTATTCGGACAAACAGGAGCAACCAATGGAGCTATAATTACACCACTAACGAGCCTTGCAGAAGTAGAAAAGCATCATATGAAACGTGTTTTGGCGCATACAGAAAACAATAAATCTGAAACAGCTAAAATATTGGGCATCGGACTCACTACACTTTATAGAAAAATGCAAGAATATGAGTTAGAGAAGTAG
- a CDS encoding sigma-70 family RNA polymerase sigma factor: MNNLTNKQIFYYIENQNHQPVLTFFSSFSKRFYFFCKKRDQLKLLSEHQIQAAFDDACILLYEKIETKQLTYKQMSASAETLIFAIAKNMLSEQGREQLKYNSLHSSLDNNYEEVSRREEDNDDYWLTELEMQQLDEGLSSLSSKSYALIVEGFMESKSYSQIAKEQNYSSANAVGVAIHRTLKVLKECVIGIRKRDGNY, translated from the coding sequence ATGAACAACCTAACAAACAAACAAATATTTTATTATATAGAAAATCAAAATCATCAACCTGTTTTGACTTTTTTTTCTAGCTTTTCAAAACGTTTTTATTTTTTTTGTAAAAAACGAGACCAACTAAAGCTTCTTAGTGAGCATCAAATTCAAGCTGCTTTTGATGATGCTTGTATTTTGCTCTATGAAAAAATAGAAACCAAACAACTTACCTACAAACAAATGAGTGCCTCTGCTGAAACACTCATTTTTGCCATAGCAAAAAATATGCTTTCAGAGCAAGGAAGGGAACAACTAAAATATAATTCTTTACATTCCTCTTTAGACAATAACTATGAAGAGGTCTCAAGACGAGAAGAAGATAATGATGATTATTGGCTGACAGAGTTAGAAATGCAACAGCTTGATGAAGGACTTAGTAGCCTTTCCAGTAAAAGTTATGCACTTATTGTAGAAGGATTTATGGAAAGTAAATCGTATTCTCAAATAGCTAAAGAACAAAACTATTCTTCTGCAAATGCTGTTGGTGTTGCTATACACAGAACTTTAAAGGTGTTAAAAGAATGTGTTATCGGAATAAGAAAACGAGACGGAAATTATTAA
- a CDS encoding AAA family ATPase, whose protein sequence is MSLYNSDKEAADALSQYYKELKQEISKVIVGQEQTVELLLTSIFSQGHCLLIGVPGLAKTLLISTLSQVLDLDFNRIQFTPDLMPSDIVGAETLDKDRNLKFVKGAIFANIVLADEINRTPPKTQAALLESMQEYSVTIAGVKHDLPRPFFVLATQNPIEQEGTYPLPEAQLDRFMCSVYLGYPSFEEEVKVVTSTTTSEKPTLNKIISAEQIIEFQQLIRRAPVAQNVIEYAVDLVHKTRPRTERSTSDTDNYLEWGAGPRASQYLVLGAKCHALLNGKYSPDIEDVKAIAIAVLRHRIVRNFKAEAENITVEDLIQRLW, encoded by the coding sequence ATGTCTTTATACAATTCCGACAAAGAAGCAGCCGATGCACTAAGCCAGTATTACAAAGAGCTAAAACAAGAAATTTCGAAAGTAATTGTTGGACAAGAACAAACCGTAGAACTACTTCTGACAAGTATTTTTTCACAAGGACATTGTCTTCTGATTGGTGTACCAGGGCTTGCCAAAACGCTTTTGATAAGTACGCTTTCACAGGTGTTGGATTTAGATTTTAATCGTATTCAGTTTACGCCAGACCTTATGCCTTCTGATATTGTGGGCGCAGAAACGCTAGATAAAGACCGAAACTTGAAATTTGTGAAAGGTGCTATCTTTGCAAATATTGTCTTAGCTGATGAGATAAACCGTACTCCTCCCAAAACGCAGGCAGCACTTTTGGAATCTATGCAAGAATATTCGGTTACGATTGCAGGTGTAAAACACGACTTGCCACGTCCATTTTTTGTATTGGCTACTCAAAACCCTATCGAACAAGAAGGAACATATCCACTTCCAGAAGCGCAGTTAGACCGTTTTATGTGTAGTGTTTATTTAGGTTATCCGTCGTTTGAAGAAGAAGTAAAAGTAGTAACCAGTACGACGACCAGTGAAAAACCAACCTTAAATAAAATCATTTCGGCAGAACAGATTATTGAGTTTCAGCAGCTTATTCGTCGTGCGCCAGTAGCTCAAAATGTAATTGAATACGCCGTAGATTTAGTTCACAAAACTCGTCCAAGAACAGAACGTTCCACTTCTGATACAGATAACTATTTGGAATGGGGAGCAGGACCAAGAGCTTCTCAGTATTTAGTTTTGGGAGCAAAATGTCATGCCCTTCTGAATGGAAAATACTCACCAGATATTGAAGATGTAAAAGCGATTGCCATTGCTGTTTTGAGACATAGAATTGTTAGAAACTTTAAAGCAGAAGCTGAAAATATTACAGTAGAAGATTTAATTCAAAGACTTTGGTAA
- a CDS encoding metallophosphoesterase family protein: protein MKIGIISDTHSYLDPQVRKYFKDCDQLWHAGDIGNVAVADELEAFKPTIFVYGNIDDQKMRIRYPRNQIFECEGLKVFMTHIGGYPPNYKPELRKQLDEIKPRIFVCGHSHILKIMPDKKRNLIHFNSGAAGKHGFHHMRTLIRLEINNAKIENVEVIELGKRGTITDEDNV from the coding sequence ATGAAAATAGGCATTATTTCAGATACCCATTCTTACCTAGACCCACAAGTAAGAAAATACTTCAAAGATTGCGACCAGCTTTGGCACGCAGGAGATATTGGAAATGTAGCAGTTGCCGATGAGTTGGAAGCCTTCAAACCCACTATTTTTGTCTATGGAAACATTGATGACCAAAAGATGAGGATTCGTTACCCTAGAAACCAGATTTTTGAATGTGAAGGATTGAAAGTTTTTATGACACATATTGGAGGTTATCCACCCAACTATAAACCAGAACTTAGAAAACAGTTAGATGAAATAAAACCTAGAATTTTTGTGTGTGGACATTCACATATTTTGAAGATAATGCCAGATAAAAAGCGAAACCTTATTCATTTCAATTCTGGAGCAGCAGGAAAACACGGCTTTCATCATATGAGAACGCTCATACGACTAGAAATAAATAATGCCAAAATTGAGAATGTAGAAGTAATAGAATTAGGCAAACGAGGAACAATTACAGACGAAGATAATGTGTGA
- a CDS encoding alkene reductase, translating to MLFDSFKLGNTTLQNRVVMAPLTRSRATDNIPNDLMAKYYAQRSGAGLIITEGTSPSPNGLGYPRIPGAFSEAQTKGWKKVAEEVHKGGAKIFMQLMHTGRVSHPLNMAEGTQVLSTTTTPVSGEMYTDQEGAKPYPAAKLMSEDTIKNTIQEYVDSAKNAIKADFDGVEIHAANGYLIEQFLNPVVNGLQNDYNGSNEARAKFALEIAKKTVAEIGAERTGIRISPHGVFNDTGSFEGIEEFYEYLAKELGKLNLAYIHIVDHSPMGAPEVPRSLKEKIRDTFGGTIIISGGYDKERAEKDLKDGLGHLVAFGRPFISNPDLVERMKKDAHLNEPNPDTFYTPGAEGYTDYPTLEEEKQEA from the coding sequence ATGCTTTTTGATTCATTCAAACTAGGAAATACAACATTACAAAATCGTGTCGTGATGGCACCTCTTACTCGTTCAAGAGCCACAGACAATATTCCAAACGACTTAATGGCAAAGTATTATGCACAGCGTTCGGGTGCAGGTCTTATTATTACAGAAGGAACAAGCCCATCTCCAAATGGCTTGGGTTATCCACGTATTCCAGGGGCTTTTTCAGAGGCTCAAACAAAAGGTTGGAAGAAAGTGGCAGAAGAAGTACACAAAGGAGGAGCAAAAATTTTTATGCAACTTATGCACACAGGTAGAGTTTCTCATCCTTTGAATATGGCAGAAGGAACACAGGTTTTGAGTACCACAACAACTCCAGTAAGTGGCGAAATGTACACCGACCAAGAAGGTGCAAAACCTTATCCAGCAGCCAAATTAATGAGCGAAGATACCATCAAAAATACAATTCAAGAATATGTAGATAGCGCAAAAAATGCAATTAAGGCAGATTTTGATGGTGTAGAAATACATGCAGCCAATGGTTATTTGATAGAGCAGTTTTTAAATCCTGTTGTAAATGGATTGCAAAACGATTATAACGGAAGCAATGAAGCTAGAGCAAAATTTGCTTTAGAGATAGCAAAGAAAACAGTTGCAGAAATAGGAGCAGAACGCACAGGGATTCGCATTTCTCCACACGGTGTTTTTAATGACACAGGTTCTTTCGAAGGCATTGAAGAATTTTATGAGTATTTAGCTAAAGAATTGGGTAAACTTAATCTTGCTTACATTCATATCGTCGACCATTCGCCTATGGGTGCGCCAGAAGTTCCTCGTTCTTTGAAAGAAAAAATTAGAGACACTTTTGGTGGAACAATCATTATTAGTGGTGGCTATGATAAAGAAAGAGCTGAGAAAGATTTGAAAGATGGTTTGGGGCATTTGGTGGCTTTTGGTCGTCCATTTATTTCAAACCCTGATTTGGTAGAAAGAATGAAAAAAGATGCACATCTTAATGAGCCAAATCCAGATACATTCTATACACCAGGGGCAGAAGGCTATACAGATTATCCGACTTTAGAAGAAGAAAAACAAGAAGCGTAG
- a CDS encoding sulfatase-like hydrolase/transferase encodes MKNSAILFVVFFSICLFFGSCKEKDTTDTPNPTTSNSPNILFIIADDMGKDATNGFSEGSIKPTTPNIDNIKNTGLSFTNFWVAPTCSPTRAATITGKYGYRTGVKWAGDVLSNSETVLQSYINQQTNNKYATAVVGKWHLAGSDETFNPENFGIDYYAGMVTGTARSYFNWNLTEDGVSNRETTYITEKFTDLAIDWVGQQDKPWFLWLAYTAPHTPFHAPPTEMHSQGALPEYTEGMDDIPYYMAAIEAMDYQIGRLLNELPAEERANTIIIFIGDNGTPNQVAQAPYSSRTAKGTLHQGGINCPMFVSGNGVSRTGTDDNLISTSDLFATIAQLAGSSTSEIHDSKSFKSLLTTVGTHRDYVYSEMNSDRDDIWTIRNQKYKIIASASGSEEMYDLQNDPYENINLLSSSLSNEENTAKNELEAELNRIRN; translated from the coding sequence ATGAAAAATTCTGCTATTTTATTCGTTGTCTTTTTTTCTATTTGTCTATTTTTTGGCTCTTGTAAGGAAAAAGATACAACAGATACTCCCAATCCAACTACTTCGAACTCTCCAAATATTCTCTTCATCATTGCTGATGATATGGGGAAAGATGCTACAAACGGATTTTCAGAAGGAAGTATAAAGCCAACTACACCCAATATTGATAATATCAAAAATACAGGTCTTAGTTTTACTAATTTTTGGGTTGCTCCTACTTGTTCGCCCACTCGTGCAGCTACCATTACAGGAAAGTATGGCTATCGAACAGGTGTGAAATGGGCAGGAGATGTTCTTTCAAACTCTGAAACTGTTTTACAAAGTTATATCAATCAACAGACAAATAATAAGTATGCAACAGCAGTAGTAGGAAAATGGCATTTAGCAGGTTCTGACGAAACATTTAATCCTGAAAATTTTGGTATAGATTATTATGCAGGAATGGTTACAGGAACAGCAAGAAGTTATTTTAATTGGAATTTGACAGAAGATGGAGTTTCTAATAGAGAAACCACCTACATTACCGAAAAATTCACGGATTTAGCGATTGATTGGGTGGGACAACAAGACAAACCGTGGTTCTTGTGGCTTGCTTATACTGCTCCTCATACTCCTTTTCATGCACCACCAACAGAAATGCACTCTCAAGGAGCATTGCCAGAATATACAGAAGGAATGGATGATATACCTTACTACATGGCAGCCATCGAAGCAATGGATTATCAAATAGGAAGACTTTTAAATGAGCTTCCAGCAGAAGAACGAGCAAATACAATTATTATTTTTATAGGAGATAATGGAACTCCAAATCAAGTAGCTCAAGCTCCTTATTCCTCAAGAACAGCCAAAGGAACATTACATCAAGGAGGAATAAATTGCCCTATGTTTGTATCAGGAAATGGAGTTTCAAGAACAGGAACAGATGATAATTTGATAAGTACAAGTGACTTATTTGCTACCATTGCACAACTAGCAGGCTCATCAACCTCTGAAATACACGACAGTAAAAGTTTTAAATCATTACTTACTACTGTTGGAACACATAGAGATTATGTTTATTCAGAAATGAATAGTGATAGAGATGATATTTGGACAATCAGAAATCAGAAGTACAAAATTATTGCAAGTGCATCTGGAAGTGAAGAAATGTATGACTTACAAAATGACCCTTATGAAAATATAAATTTGCTTTCATCTTCTTTATCTAATGAAGAAAATACAGCAAAAAATGAATTAGAAGCAGAACTGAATAGAATTAGAAATTAA